AAGGATATCGCTCAAGTATGGCCTAAATTTGAAAGAAATTTGGTATGGCAGATCGGTGATGGTGATAGCACCCGATTTTGAAAAATCATTAGATCTACGACGTGAATAAACTTGAAGACTTTATTCAACCAGATATATCAGAGGATATGCTGAATGACATGGTCAGTAAATATGTAGCAAATGGAAATTGGGATTTAAGTAAAATTAAGGAGGTTTTAGGAGAGGACTGTATCACCATTTTCTCATTCTTGAAGGCTCCAAAAGCAAACTTGGGAGATGATTAGGTAGCGTGGCTTCTTAATTCCAACAGTAAATTTAGCATTAAGTCAGCATGCTCTATCTACTTGAACGCCTCTGAGGACTCTAAGCTGAATTATTTTTGAGAATTTAAAAAGTTGAAGCCTCCTAAAGGATGCATACCTTTCTTTGACTAGTTGCTAATGAAGCTGTTTAGACAAATAAGGTTTGAGCTCGCAGGCACATGACCCAAGAGGATACTTGTCTATTTGTGGTTCTTCTTCAGATTTTTTACTCCACATCCTTCGCGGCTGCAGATTCGCAAAGAATACGTGGAAGAGCATTGAGTTCTGGTACATTCTTTAGTCAATCCCTCCTTCCCTGGTTGTTGAAGAACTTTTCATTTCAATCCCATTACCAAGGCATTTATTGGCCCTTGTTGTTTACTTGCACCCTATGCTCTCTTTGGTATCGTTACaacaaacatatttttttagagGGACAATGCAGTAGATGAAGGTAAGATCCATGATTTGCCTGTGTACTTAGATAAATAGTATAACTTAGTGCATGAGGAGATAGCTTGGGCAAAGAAAAGGGCTGAGTGCTTTGCTGAAAAATAAATTCATTGGATCCTTCCAAACCCTCCTTTCATTAAGCTAAATTCTGATGGCTCTGTTACAAAAGACGGCCAGGTAACCTGCGGAGGTATGTATATTAAGAGATCATGAAGGTAAATTTTTAGCTTGTTATAGCACAAATCTAGACCTGTAAGGTAACTTTAGTAGAGCTCTGGATATTCTGTTGGAGTTGGGCTTAACTCTAATCATTGGATACATGAATGCTTGTATGGAAGTGGATTCCAAAGTAGTATTAAGTCTCTGTCTTCAAGAAACCATCGAGTTATACTCTACAAGACCATTAGTTTTGGCTATTAAAGATCATTGTAGTAGGATAAGCAATTGGAACATCATTCATGAATTCCGAAAAGTGAATGCCTTTGCAGATAGATTGACATGGCAAGGACATGAGCTTCAGTTGGGATGCCATTTTTTCTTCTCTATTTTTCTCATGTACTTCGTTAAGTTTTCAAATAGACTTCATTGGAACTGCTTTCTCTAGAATAGTTTCTATatacttttctttctttttgggcTTTATGTCCTGATGTTtataaaaaatcattttaaaaaattttaaaatttatttttaaaattctaaaataaaaagaaacatctAAAACATAATAAACAAAAACACCTAAAACTTAACAAAAATGAGATATCCAAAACCATTTTAAAAGTTACAAAACCTAACGAAACAAAACatctaaaaatttgaaaaagaacaTCCAAAaattaagcaagaaacatctaaaactataaaaaaaaattcaaaatccaaaaagaagaaatatcCAAAACTTAAGAGGAAAAAATCCGAAACTTAGGAGAAAAAACATTAGTAAAAAAATCATCCAAAACGAAGAAAAAGAGCGATGCAGTCAGAGCACGACGTCCTTCTTCCCCGCTAGTCATTCTGTCGCGACCTTCGATGAGGCAACAATTGTGGCATGTGGCGATGTCTTTGGTGGCATGATGCACGTCACGACCCTCAGCGGGGCAACAACAACGGACTTATGGCAGTCTCCTCGGTGGCGTGATACGCGACCTCCTTAGTGTGATGCGTGACCTTCTTCCGCTTCTAAACAAGTGTGTGTTGCGGCAGGTGGTGGCGGAAGGTTGAACGGCAGCACTATAATGGCGTGGGTGGTGCGTCCTCAGCGATTGCGGCTTTGGAGAGAGTAAAAGTGATAAGGGTTTGTGGTTGTGTTTTTAACTGTGAATGGGAGGAAAAGTGAAATTAAGGTCACTCTTTTAGGTGTTGtctcatattaaaaaaaaaacttagctAACATGTACCCTAAGCTTACCACTAGTGGAGAGTTTTAAATTATTTCATTTAATGAATACAAAACAAATGAATTggaaacttaaattttttatattttcaatgaAAACCTTCTTGTTTTATAATCTTAACATGTGTTATAAGATAGCGTTTGTTTTGTGGTATTGAGACGGAGATTGAGGGACTGAGACTTAATATCATGTTTGTTGACTCAtagactggtactaaaatttcagTCACCGtcctaaaattttagtatttgagTATCTCCAAAAAATAGAGACACAGGgaactgaaactttaataacttttttttcCTCAAATGTCCtcattcaaaattttattttccaaATTTATTCTTCACCCTCAACTTCATCCCACCTCTTACTCCACCACCCAACCCCACCCCATCTTTCACTCCACCACCACACTTTTGCCACCACCAACAACAGTACCACCACCAACAGTGTCGacagcagcaacaacaatctcatcaatcaaattcaacaacaataataataccaaaaacaaaacaatctcataaaaaataacaattttataatagaaaagagaagaatagTGAAACATAGAGGTGGCACGGCAGTGTGGAACTGGAATAGAGACGGCGCGGTGAGTACAAAGAACAGAGACGACACCGAGGACCATTGACGAGCATAGGAAACAGAGGCGCAATAGATTCGACCCCAAGTGCAAGATTGGCTACGGCGGGTTTGGCTCCATCTACCTTGCAAGCAGTGACAAAAGAACTTGATGGTTTTGGTCGAGCGAGCGAGAGTGACAGAGGAACTCGACGGTAACAGTAGAGCAAGCGAGAATAACGGCAAAGCAAGCGAGAGAGAGCGAGCAAccaagagagagagaaaaagagcaGGGAGGGAGAGGCAGAGGCAAAGCGAGTAGAAAGCAGATAGAAGAAGGGAAAAGGAGAAGGGGGTAGGTGGATTTagagtttttatttttttttaattaataaaaatattttagtaatttcaaaCATTTTAGTCTCTACTTTTATCTCAAATCAAACAGGATATTGAGACATAATTTAGTCTTATACATTTTATACCAAACATAATACTAAAATTTCTAGTCTCTATTTCTCATTCTTAGTCTTTCTTTAAAATACTACCTAAAAGCACACATAAATAAcgaaccaaaaaaaaaaaaaccgcaTTACCACATAatcctttaaaaaaaaaaaaaaaaagaggaaacaGACGatggtttatttatttattatgaatttattATAGTAGAAGCAACTAGGTGGAAAATGGAAATGATTGGTTAAGGGGTCGCATCGGAAAGCAACCGGAGTACCACGGCTAATCAACCACCATTTACCAGTCACCAAATACCAATAATTCTTAAATACTAAACAACACTGCATCGCTTCCATTTTAAGCTCACCCCCCTCAGCATTCAGCTTCTGCATCTCTTCATTCTCATTCTATTGTTTAGGTATCGTATCAATCTTATTTCCATTCACTCCCTGCAATTTGGTTTTCTTACTGTTACAGATGCAATGTAACTCGATCTCTACTTTGCATTTTGCTAGTTGACTTTGTCGGTGagttgaataattgttgatatGCAATGTGTTGAGAATAATGCGagcaaattaattattatttttttgttgaaaattgaaattattcATCATGAGAAACCTTTTATTTACCTGGACTGGTTCGTCGTTTATAGGGTAGATTTCACAGACCGATAGTAATGACTGACAATTGATCCATTTACCTTTCCTCTTTGCATAGATGCTAATAACTAAGGAAGACATCTGCGGAGTTAGGGTGTTACTGTTACTGTAATGGCCTCTGAGAGGGAAAGTTTTGACCTCTCTGGACCCTTATATTTAACGCATGTTGACTGGTAAGTTCTTCCAAACAATCACTACTTGTTTATTCACCATGCTTATTATGCTTAATAAATCTGTGTATCAGTTTCCTTGATTATGCTTTACAGTATATGTTCACAGCAACATATAAGGAAAATTGATGTGTTTCCATTGCTATCTTTCTCTTCAATATTGAAAATACTTGTTGACTAAAGATATAGTCTGCATTCAAAATGTTTAATCTGGGGAGTACTTTCTTTTTGCctaatagacaaggagattttTATTACATTCAGGGATAATCCGAATCATCGAAAGTCAGTTGCTGCTAGTTTGGTCCAAGGTGTTTATGTGCTAGAAAAGGATAGACAAGAACGACGCGAAGGGACAGATGCTCTAGCATCGCCTTGGtgggttttcttcaactttcAGTTACTCCACAAACTTGTTGATGATGTTGATTCCTCTATTTTTGGTGCAATCTATGAGTTCAAGCCTCCATCAACTTACTGCAATGACACTCTTCATAGAAGTCCACATTATGTCGTTGCCTTCAGGGGAACCATAACGAAGGCAGACTCAGTTTCGCGTGATATTGAGCTGGATATGCATTTTGTGCGAAATGGTCTTCATCAAACTTCGCGCTATGAAATAGCTATCCAAGCTGTTCGAAACATGATAGCTACTGTTGGTGATTCAGGTATCTGGTTGGCTGGTCACTCTTTAGGATCGGCAGTGTCATTGCTTTGTGGGAAAACCATGgccaagagtgggaatttcattGAATCATTTCTTTTCAACCCTCCATATGTGTCTGCTCCAATTGAGAGAATAAAGGATAAGAAAGTGAAGCATGGGCTTAGAATTGCTGGCAGTGTGATAACAGCTGGACTCACCCTTGCTGTGAAAGCTAAGCAGAAGAAGAGTTTGTCATCTGATCCTTTTGCTGCTTTCTCTGCTTGGGTTCCATGCTTGTTTGTGAATCCATCAGATCATATATGCTCTGAGTATATTGGATACTTTGAacatagaaaaaaaatggaGGAGATTGGTGCAGGGAGCATTGAGAGGTTAGCCACACAAAACTCCCTTGGTTGTCTGCTGATGGGTGCATTTGGGAAGGAATCTGAACCACTCCACCTCATTCCTTCTGCTTCTGTTACAGTGAATTTGACTCCTTCAAGAGATTTCAAAGAAGCTCATGGGATTCACCAGTGGTGGAAACCTCACTTGCACCTCCAATCCAAACTCTACAAATACTAATACTACTTTCTAGTTGCAACTTTTATCTTTTTGGTTTTCCATGTGATGCGAGGTTAAATGGATATTAAGCACATATCACGCTGTTAATTATTAGTTATTGGACATTGTAGATAAACAGTATTGTTTATTTTTAGGAATTGTTAGCTTTCGGGAATCAAATCTCAGCTTGGTTATGTTTATTATTATACCTTATTCCTTTATGCATTGAGTAATTATGTATACAGATCAGCACAACTTATTCTTTGTTATTCAAGTATTCCTGATAGGATACATTTACAATATCTCAAGTTAGACTATTTTGCAAATGAAACACAATTTCACAATCCAAATACCAAATTCATCAATTTTATCCTCAATTTTCACCGTTTGTCGGTTGTTATGTAATGGAAATCCCCTTACTACAATTTTGAGTCACTTTCATCTGAAGCAAAAATGCTTAATCCGTTTCCATTTTTCAACAACTCATTCTCCATCAGGCCCACAGGCCATAGGCCCAATCATAAATCATCAGCCACAGATATAAAATGACACATGGGCCAGGCTAAAAGGCCAGGTCGCACCATAAGCTAACGTGTTCCTCACCGTATACAGCCTTCCCCTTCTGTGCTTATCCGATTGCAGAGTGTCCCCCATTCGCAGTTTGACACGCATCCATCCATAGACTTTAATACCGGGATGCTAAACCAACGTTTTACATGGAATCCCCAAACTACCCTCACCGCCTtcacatatataaataaataaaatggtCAGGTGATCAATGTTTAAGTGTGAAAAGGGAAAACAGCGAGAATGAAGGACGCCGGAAAGAGTCACAAGGCGAATGGGAAGCTGTCCTCGGAGGCGAGGAGAGACCGGAAATCGGCGACGGGAATCAGCGGATCGCCCAAGAAGGGAGGCCACGGCGGAAAGTTCACGTGGATAGGCGGCCAAGGCTACTCGCACGTCGAGATTGGCCCGGAGGTTCTGGATGCGAAGGATCCAAACTTCGACGATCCGGAGGACGTCGCCGCCGTGTGATCGGCAACGTCGTGGCGCCTCAGCTGAGTCGGCAACATCGACGGTGGTCAGATCTGTAAATATCAACTTGATCCAtggaaaattagaaataaaatgaaacgTTCGAATGGGTTTCGTGATCGGATTATTGATATTCTATGTCTGAGTTTGTGGTGGGAGTAACCATGACTTgtgttattgtaaatatttatgGCGAATTCCATTAATGAAATTGTAGTGTAGTACCAGCATCAGTGTCAGTTTCAGTCACTAGTATTGAGCTGTTTCGTTTTCAGTTTATAAATATTGCAAACTGTCTGCAGTGGTTTATATAGTTATATTATAgtattgaaatataaatttttttataatttaatttaatttattttttgttgtataattgttaaaaaagatattaataatTTGAATAAATTAGTGTAGAAATAATTatgaataattagttattctataatatatttaaaaaatttaaattaaaaataagataagaaaaatttttgataagataagatttaataagataaatttttgatAAGATAAactcatattatatatatatgtataacaATAGTACTCTAAATACAATTTTTTGTGagcaaggattaatttttgctGAATGCGCATAGCACCTTTGGTACTATTAGAGGAAGAAAAGTTTTTATCGATAATTAAAGGTCTTCAGATATTTTGTATCTAATTTATATTGTTTGGTtagaattttagaatttattttattacttgtGCTCTATTATGAATACATTGTATTTCTTTTCCCTAGATAGTGATCAATGTTCCGGAAAGAATCCCAAAGCGATGGAGTCCGGAAGGGACCGCAAGGCATATAAGAAACTGCTTTTAGAGACGAAGAAAAGCCGGAAACCGGCTAGCGGACTCAGCGGATCGTCCAAGAAGGGAGGTCACGGCGGAAAGTTCACGTGGATCGGCGGCTAAGACTACTGGCAGATGGAGATTGGCCCGGTAGTTCTGAATGCCAATGATCCAAACTTCGACGATTCGGAGGACGTATGATCGGGAACGTCAGATGCGTTTTGTAATTATCTTTCAGTGTTACTGTTTATACTTTCTATTAAACTTAATCTAGTTTAACTTACcatttgatattatttttattattgatttaatTTAACACTAAGGTGTCTTTGGTTTAACGATTTGAGCATCAAACACTAAATACGcggtttagtttttttttttttaaatttcaattatttttctaaaaacaAAGATGATTCTGCTTCTATCTTTCAATTCATGTTGACATAAAGTTAAAAATCTTAATTTGTAGGTTCCTTTTACATTAACATTaactcattttttattaaaattaattttacaaaattaattttatataattttttgtttacaaATTTTAATCTGGATTGTTTAGCTTTTCAGTAGGTTTAAGCTAAGTTAGCCTTTCGCTTCAATTAAAATagtaacaaattttaaatttagattttaaaaGATGCAGCATCTACAAAGTACAATTACAAAAAAAGGAGCTTTTTTTGGTGGGGAAAGTATCTTCTAGACCTTGATGgatcaagtaataaaaaaaattaatgaaaagtATAGAGTTCGGTTCACAAATAATGAAAGATAACGTGAGGTTTTTTCCAGGCACTTCAAAAACGGCACCGTGTTCGCGTTTATTTTCTGTTCGCGTTTATTTCCTGTTAACGGCGAGAGTGACTTCATGCGCCTTAGGAGCTTGTCGCGTGGACACGATCTCGTCCGGGATTCGGTTAAATTTGAAAGCGAAGTTCACAGCTAGAAACTCATCCGCGTCGCATCCAAGCAATTCGCGGGTCAACTCGGAGAATCGCTGAGTGACCTGAATGATTTTGAACTCGAATCCGATCCTAAACCTCTCTGCCTGTCTTGCTAGCATTTCGCCCACAGATTTTAATCTCTCTTCTTGGCCGCCGGTGTCCGCCACCACCACGATCCTTACCATGGCCGGCGGGGTTCTTCCAAGCGCAGAGAGCGCGAGTAGAAGGCTCGCGTACTGTTTTCCGTGGCCTATATCGAAATCAACTACGTAGAACCTCTTCAGCTCCGTTTTGTTCTCAAATGCAGCTTCGAGGATTGCGAAATTGGCTGCCATGAACCCTACCATGAAACAGAGTGAGTTTTCAAACATCAATTGAGTTGACTCGGCGTGTTCATTGCTGAACAACTCGGCCACGGAAGGAGAGTTTTCCAGCAGGTTTACCCTTGATTTGAGCGCCGAAATCATGCAATCCATCAACCTTTGATCCGAATTTCTATTCGGATTGCAAACTTGACTCAACCCAGGATCTCAATGCCAGAATTTTGTTTATCTTCGGCTGCTATTAGTATTCTAATTACTAtaatgaattattattattattatttgttacggtgggtaaccgaagattaataagatggatgGCGCTAGTTGCCCCAATCACCTGTGGATGGTAGTCTCCGAGCTGGTTTGCACGCTGGAGCCTCCTTCTGACTTGTGTtcgtgagtgaatggggggtggtacctgcaaagacactccgatgcctaagttagcaagggtgtgagcaggtctagagagtattgggcttagagatacctgagaggtgtcagtgtatttatagtggtgagccaataaccaccgttggagtagtgtcatatttttagggtgttaaccgtcccattatcttagggaggttaagatatggctcgataaagtagttagagagattttaggggcagttactcatttgaatgagtgcttatctgccaactattctccgtcccgacttcttgggagtaagtcgggtttgacaccgacttcttagtgTGAAGGTTGGTGCTTAGTAAAGCTCAATCCTCTGGACTAGGTTttttatttggacctgggcctttatcATTGGGTCAGGGTAGAaacattattattttaatatttacttTTTGTGTTGTGAGCTGTTGTCTGATACATGATTCatgttttatttgtatttaaattaaatatattgaaTAATTGACGAATATTTTATAGTAtgtacttatatttttttagattttttttatcttagtTTTTCCAAAACTTATGCACATGAGAAGGTAGAAGATGAAGTTTTAGAGGGCATAAGTGATGTTATTGGGTAGTGAGTAGTAATTAAGCTTAGACTTTTTGTTTGAGTGGATGATAGGTGTGGCCCATgtgacaaaattaaaaaaataatcatttaacaatttgtttaaaaaaaccGGTCATTATAAAATTGGTTAAACCAGACCATACTGAGGTCGGTTTGCAAATGCATTTAATTTTAAGTCAAAGTTGATATTTCTAAAAGTTTAATTCAGATGCAATCTCAGCCATTCATTTGGAATATTTTTATATGGTCCATCAAGGTCTGGAAAATACTTTCTCCACCAAAGACAAAGCCACAAAGGAAAAGTGAAAGGAAGAAAGAATTAATTTTAGCAATGAAAACCTATGATGGATCCATCGGTGACTAAAACTGCAATTCTGCAACGAGTCTTGGCTTCCACGTGAT
The genomic region above belongs to Arachis stenosperma cultivar V10309 chromosome 5, arast.V10309.gnm1.PFL2, whole genome shotgun sequence and contains:
- the LOC130981924 gene encoding GDSL esterase/lipase At4g10955 isoform X1 codes for the protein MASERESFDLSGPLYLTHVDWDNPNHRKSVAASLVQGVYVLEKDRQERREGTDALASPWWVFFNFQLLHKLVDDVDSSIFGAIYEFKPPSTYCNDTLHRSPHYVVAFRGTITKADSVSRDIELDMHFVRNGLHQTSRYEIAIQAVRNMIATVGDSGIWLAGHSLGSAVSLLCGKTMAKSGNFIESFLFNPPYVSAPIERIKDKKVKHGLRIAGSVITAGLTLAVKAKQKKSLSSDPFAAFSAWVPCLFVNPSDHICSEYIGYFEHRKKMEEIGAGSIERLATQNSLGCLLMGAFGKESEPLHLIPSASVTVNLTPSRDFKEAHGIHQWWKPHLHLQSKLYKY
- the LOC130981924 gene encoding GDSL esterase/lipase At4g10955 isoform X2 — encoded protein: MLTDKEIFITFRDNPNHRKSVAASLVQGVYVLEKDRQERREGTDALASPWWVFFNFQLLHKLVDDVDSSIFGAIYEFKPPSTYCNDTLHRSPHYVVAFRGTITKADSVSRDIELDMHFVRNGLHQTSRYEIAIQAVRNMIATVGDSGIWLAGHSLGSAVSLLCGKTMAKSGNFIESFLFNPPYVSAPIERIKDKKVKHGLRIAGSVITAGLTLAVKAKQKKSLSSDPFAAFSAWVPCLFVNPSDHICSEYIGYFEHRKKMEEIGAGSIERLATQNSLGCLLMGAFGKESEPLHLIPSASVTVNLTPSRDFKEAHGIHQWWKPHLHLQSKLYKY